GTGAGATCTAGACTAAATGCCGTCATCGTTGCATCATCCAAGCGTTTAATCGTCTAAGCGCAGCAGCTTACGGTAGAACGCCTGGGAAAAATCGACCAAGCGCGATCGCTTGAAGCTAAATAGCAGCTCGATCAGATAGCTGACAAACTCAAAATTGGCCATGGTGATTTCATAGCTGAGTTCCGCATTACCATCAAACTGCATCCGAAAGCGGGTTAAGTCAGCAGGTAGCGACGATACACTCCAGCTCGCCACGAAGGGAATGCTCTCGCCCCCTTCAATGATGCGCGTACCTTCCAGGCTACCCTGACGATACAAGCTGATGGCCAACGGCAGAGCATTGCGCTTATTGCCCTGATAGTAGGGTACATACACATGCACATCTTTTGCCTGAGCAGGCTGGAGCTTTTCTAAAGTCATACTCGGATCTTCCTTGGACGGATCAGTACAGGCCGGCTAAACGATGCCGCGATGAGCGCGCTCTGCAAAAATACTACAAGCTAGATTTCGTCTCAACAAGCAATTTCTAGGTTGAGGTGCTGTATCGGTCATGCACCGTATCAGTATGCCCTGAATTGCGAGTAGGTCTTGCAGCTTGTACAAAATTTAGCGGTAGAGTCAAAGCAGGGGGCCATGCCCTGCAGATCGGTGAGTGGTGGGAGATCAGAGAAGTATGCGAGTGATCGTGGTGGGTGGTGGA
This portion of the Candidatus Obscuribacterales bacterium genome encodes:
- the ebsA gene encoding type IV pilus biogenesis protein EbsA, whose translation is MTLEKLQPAQAKDVHVYVPYYQGNKRNALPLAISLYRQGSLEGTRIIEGGESIPFVASWSVSSLPADLTRFRMQFDGNAELSYEITMANFEFVSYLIELLFSFKRSRLVDFSQAFYRKLLRLDD